One genomic window of Ruegeria sp. THAF33 includes the following:
- a CDS encoding Na(+)-translocating NADH-quinone reductase subunit C has product MSDTQSPDQNEAPKGALAKFLAASPDSVGKTIFVAVAVCLVASMVVSAAAVSLRPVQEANRLKDKQVNVLQVAGVFEPGIDVTEAFAAFEPHVLELSTGTFVDDQFDPTTFDDIAAASDPELSVALDNDPAGIGRKSKYRVIYLLRDDAGDLDKVILPLHGYGLWSTLYGFIALENNGNDIYGLQFYQHGETPGLGAEVDNPRWKALWNGKKLRDEAGDLQITVAKSQPAAGPDFYVDALAGATLTSVGVDNLVKFWMGDAGYGPFLAKLQAGEI; this is encoded by the coding sequence ATGTCTGATACGCAATCCCCAGATCAAAACGAGGCACCCAAGGGCGCATTGGCCAAATTCCTGGCGGCGTCGCCGGATTCTGTTGGCAAGACGATCTTCGTCGCCGTTGCCGTCTGTCTGGTCGCCTCGATGGTAGTGTCTGCGGCCGCAGTCAGCCTGCGCCCGGTGCAAGAGGCCAACCGCCTGAAGGACAAACAGGTAAACGTTCTGCAAGTTGCGGGCGTGTTTGAGCCGGGCATCGACGTAACAGAGGCTTTTGCCGCCTTCGAACCACATGTGCTGGAGCTGTCCACAGGCACCTTCGTCGATGATCAGTTTGATCCGACCACGTTTGACGACATCGCCGCCGCCAGCGATCCAGAGCTGAGCGTCGCGCTGGACAATGACCCAGCCGGTATCGGACGCAAATCCAAGTACCGTGTTATCTATCTGCTGCGCGATGATGCGGGTGATCTGGACAAGGTGATCCTGCCTCTGCACGGATACGGCCTGTGGTCGACGCTCTATGGATTTATCGCGCTTGAAAACAACGGCAACGATATCTACGGCCTGCAATTCTATCAGCATGGTGAAACTCCGGGTCTCGGGGCCGAGGTGGACAACCCGCGCTGGAAAGCCTTGTGGAACGGGAAAAAGCTGCGCGACGAAGCAGGTGATCTGCAAATCACCGTTGCCAAATCGCAGCCCGCAGCCGGGCCAGATTTCTATGTGGATGCGTTGGCGGGGGCCACGCTGACCTCGGTCGGCGTCGATAACCTTGTGAAATTCTGGATGGGCGATGCCGGCTATGGTCCCTTCCTGGCCAAACTTCAAGCAGGAGAGATTTGA
- a CDS encoding NADH:ubiquinone reductase (Na(+)-transporting) subunit D: MSQTKKEMLVDPLVDNNPITLQVLGICSALAVTSSLQVSMVMALAVIFVTSFSSFFISCLRNQIPGSIRIIVQMVIIASLVILVDQILKAYAFEISKTLSVFVGLIITNCIVMGRAEAFAMKNPPVASFIDGMGNGMGYGLILLLVGFIRELFGAGSLFGVTILETVNNGGWYVPNGMLLLPPSAFFIIGLIIWAFRTWKPNQVEEREYKIQQVEAH, from the coding sequence ATGTCCCAGACCAAGAAAGAGATGCTGGTCGACCCGCTTGTCGACAACAATCCGATCACATTGCAGGTGCTGGGCATCTGTTCGGCGCTTGCGGTGACATCGTCGCTGCAAGTGTCGATGGTGATGGCGCTGGCGGTGATCTTCGTGACCTCGTTTTCGTCCTTCTTCATTTCATGCCTGCGCAACCAGATCCCCGGTTCGATCCGGATCATCGTTCAGATGGTGATCATCGCGTCGTTGGTGATCCTGGTGGACCAGATCCTGAAAGCCTATGCTTTCGAGATTTCGAAAACCCTGTCGGTTTTCGTCGGCCTGATCATCACCAACTGCATCGTGATGGGCCGCGCCGAGGCGTTTGCGATGAAGAACCCTCCGGTTGCGTCCTTCATCGACGGAATGGGCAATGGCATGGGCTATGGTCTGATCCTGCTGCTGGTCGGCTTCATTCGTGAGCTGTTTGGCGCGGGGTCGCTGTTCGGCGTCACGATTCTGGAAACCGTCAACAACGGCGGCTGGTACGTGCCCAACGGCATGCTGCTGTTGCCGCCCTCGGCGTTCTTCATCATCGGTCTGATCATCTGGGCCTTCCGCACCTGGAAGCCGAACCAGGTGGAAGAGCGTGAATACAAAATTCAGCAGGTAGAGGCCCACTGA
- the nqrE gene encoding NADH:ubiquinone reductase (Na(+)-transporting) subunit E, with protein MEGLISLAVKAIFVENLALSFFLGMCTFIAVSKKISTALGLGISVMVVQAITVPANNLLLNYLLKPGALAWAGFPDVDLTFLGLISYIGVIAAMVQILEMVLDKYFPPLYNALGIFLPLITVNCAILGGSLFMVERDYNFTEAATYGLSSGFGWALAITAMAGVREKLKYSDIPDGLQGLGITFITAGLMAMAFMSFSGVKL; from the coding sequence ATGGAAGGTCTGATCTCACTGGCCGTAAAGGCCATCTTTGTCGAAAACCTTGCGCTCAGCTTTTTTCTTGGCATGTGCACTTTCATCGCCGTGTCCAAGAAAATTTCGACAGCGCTGGGGCTGGGGATTTCGGTCATGGTCGTGCAGGCCATCACCGTGCCTGCCAACAACCTGCTGCTGAACTACCTGCTGAAACCGGGCGCGCTGGCCTGGGCCGGGTTCCCGGATGTGGACCTGACCTTCCTTGGCCTGATTTCCTATATCGGCGTGATCGCGGCGATGGTGCAGATCCTCGAGATGGTTTTGGACAAGTATTTCCCACCGCTTTACAACGCGCTGGGGATCTTTCTGCCACTGATCACGGTGAACTGCGCCATCCTTGGCGGGTCGCTGTTCATGGTGGAGCGTGACTATAACTTTACCGAGGCGGCGACTTATGGCTTGTCTTCCGGTTTTGGCTGGGCACTGGCAATCACCGCAATGGCCGGAGTACGGGAAAAGCTGAAATATTCGGACATTCCCGATGGTCTGCAAGGTCTGGGCATTACTTTCATTACCGCAGGTCTGATGGCTATGGCCTTCATGTCCTTCTCGGGCGTGAAACTGTAA
- the nqrF gene encoding NADH:ubiquinone reductase (Na(+)-transporting) subunit F: protein METFTLGVALFTVIVLALVAIIMAARSKLVSTGNVNITINGEKTISVPAGGKLLQTLAAEKLFVPSACGGGGTCAQCRVRVHSGGGSILPTEESHITKREASCGDRLSCQVAVKQDMDIEVPEEVFGVKKWECTVRSNENVATFIKALILDLPEGEDVNFRAGGYIQIEAPAHQLKYTDFDIEEEYREDWDRFNLWQYESVVTEPIERAYSMANYPDEKGMIMLNVRVASPPPGSEGIPPGQMSSYIFNLKPGDKVTISGPFGEFFARETDKEMVFIGGGAGMAPMRSHIFDQLKRLQNRNRKISFWYGARSKKEMFFVEDFDSLAEEFDNFEWHVALSDAQPEDNWKGYTGFIHNVLYEEYLKNHPSPEDCEFYMCGPPIMNQSVINMLLDLGVDREDIMLDDFGG, encoded by the coding sequence ATGGAAACCTTTACCTTAGGCGTAGCTCTTTTCACCGTAATCGTTCTGGCATTGGTGGCCATCATCATGGCCGCCCGATCCAAGCTGGTATCGACTGGAAACGTCAACATTACGATCAACGGCGAAAAGACCATTTCCGTTCCGGCAGGTGGCAAACTGCTACAGACACTGGCTGCCGAGAAGCTGTTCGTTCCTTCGGCCTGCGGTGGGGGCGGCACCTGTGCGCAGTGCCGGGTGCGGGTGCATTCGGGGGGCGGATCGATCCTGCCAACCGAAGAAAGCCATATCACGAAACGTGAAGCGTCATGTGGTGATCGCCTGTCTTGCCAGGTGGCGGTCAAGCAGGACATGGATATCGAAGTTCCGGAAGAAGTCTTCGGCGTCAAGAAATGGGAATGTACCGTTCGGTCGAACGAAAACGTAGCGACCTTCATCAAGGCGTTGATCCTGGACCTGCCCGAGGGCGAGGATGTGAACTTCCGCGCTGGTGGCTACATCCAGATCGAAGCGCCAGCACACCAGTTGAAATACACGGATTTCGACATTGAAGAGGAATATCGCGAGGATTGGGATCGCTTCAATCTGTGGCAATATGAATCGGTGGTGACCGAACCCATCGAGCGCGCCTATTCGATGGCCAACTATCCGGACGAAAAGGGCATGATCATGCTGAACGTCCGCGTGGCCTCGCCGCCGCCGGGGTCCGAAGGCATCCCGCCGGGTCAGATGTCGTCCTATATCTTCAACCTGAAGCCGGGCGACAAGGTCACCATTTCAGGCCCATTCGGCGAGTTCTTTGCCCGTGAAACTGACAAAGAGATGGTCTTCATTGGCGGCGGCGCCGGTATGGCGCCCATGCGCAGCCATATCTTTGATCAGCTCAAGCGTCTTCAGAACCGCAACCGCAAGATCAGCTTCTGGTACGGTGCGCGGTCGAAGAAAGAGATGTTCTTTGTCGAAGACTTCGACAGTCTGGCTGAAGAATTCGACAATTTCGAATGGCACGTGGCCCTGTCGGATGCACAGCCCGAGGACAATTGGAAAGGCTATACCGGCTTCATCCACAACGTTCTGTACGAAGAATACCTCAAGAACCACCCCTCGCCCGAGGATTGCGAGTTCTACATGTGTGGCCCGCCGATCATGAACCAGTCGGTCATCAACATGCTGCTGGATCTGGGCGTGGACCGCGAAGACATCATGCTCGACGATTTCGGCGGGTAA
- a CDS encoding NAD-dependent epimerase/dehydratase family protein, whose product MKRVLITGSAGFIGFHLAKLLLEEGFRVHGYDGMTDYYDVVLKQRRHQILLQTPGFTATEDRLENYDRLLQVAEEFQPEVIVHLAAQAGVRHSLEHPRSYVESNVVGTFNVMEIARQHKVDHLLMASTSSIYGANEDMPFIETEKADTQLTIYSATKKANEAMGHSYAHLWDLPTTMFRFFTVYGTWGRPDLAYFKFVAAILDGRPIDIYNHGDMYRDFTHVQDLVRGIRLLIDVPPVRPASREDIEDGDSLSPVAPYRIVNIGNGEKVRLMDFIEAIEQAVGQKAIKNFMPMQMGDVHATWADNRLLQRLTNYLPRTDLKDGITQFVAWYRDYYGK is encoded by the coding sequence ATGAAACGGGTATTGATTACGGGCTCTGCGGGGTTCATCGGGTTCCATCTGGCAAAGCTGCTGTTAGAGGAAGGGTTCCGCGTGCATGGTTACGACGGGATGACGGATTACTACGATGTGGTCCTGAAACAGCGTCGCCATCAAATTCTGCTTCAGACACCCGGATTCACGGCAACCGAGGATCGGTTGGAAAATTATGATCGGCTGTTGCAGGTCGCCGAAGAATTTCAGCCGGAAGTCATCGTTCATCTGGCGGCTCAAGCCGGTGTGAGACACAGTTTGGAACACCCTCGCAGCTATGTTGAATCGAATGTCGTCGGAACATTCAACGTGATGGAAATTGCACGACAACATAAGGTGGATCATCTTTTGATGGCATCGACCTCTTCCATTTACGGTGCCAACGAGGACATGCCCTTCATCGAGACCGAAAAAGCCGACACCCAGCTGACCATCTATTCCGCGACCAAAAAGGCGAATGAGGCGATGGGGCATTCCTATGCGCATCTGTGGGATTTGCCGACGACCATGTTCCGCTTCTTTACCGTCTACGGCACCTGGGGACGGCCGGATCTGGCGTATTTCAAATTTGTCGCCGCCATCCTGGATGGCCGCCCGATCGACATTTACAATCACGGCGACATGTACCGGGATTTCACCCATGTCCAAGACCTTGTACGCGGCATCAGATTGCTGATCGACGTGCCTCCGGTGCGGCCTGCCAGCCGTGAGGATATCGAGGACGGAGACAGCCTGTCCCCCGTCGCGCCCTACCGCATCGTGAATATCGGCAACGGAGAAAAAGTGCGCCTGATGGATTTCATCGAAGCCATCGAACAGGCCGTGGGGCAGAAGGCGATCAAGAACTTCATGCCGATGCAGATGGGTGATGTTCATGCCACCTGGGCGGACAATCGGCTGCTACAAAGACTGACAAACTATCTTCCCCGGACAGACCTGAAAGACGGCATCACCCAGTTCGTTGCGTGGTACCGAGATTATTACGGAAAATAA
- a CDS encoding metallophosphoesterase family protein gives MITNWIRRWFDRRAGRTTNAVSCDIAPAEKVTAVGDIHGRLDLLQALLPRLDDQSLLVFVGDYIDRGPYSAQVLRHLFHLSETSGGRVQCLLGNHEEFLLQFLEAPERNARLWFQNGGVHTLASFGLKPPGDIDNNQQVRKLADDLRLKMGESLINWLADRPLTWTTGNVTFVHAALDPRHPTEAQDRQICLWGHPMFPRLARSDGQWVVHGHTIVDLPRIRNRVVSIDTGAFASGRLTAAEINAGCVRFTSTG, from the coding sequence ATGATTACGAACTGGATCAGACGGTGGTTCGACCGCAGGGCGGGGCGGACAACGAACGCGGTGTCTTGCGACATCGCTCCGGCCGAGAAAGTTACGGCCGTGGGCGATATCCACGGTCGTCTGGACTTGTTGCAGGCGTTGTTGCCCAGACTGGACGATCAGAGCTTGCTGGTCTTTGTCGGAGATTACATCGATCGAGGGCCATACAGCGCGCAGGTGCTGCGCCACCTGTTTCACCTGAGCGAGACGTCAGGAGGACGCGTTCAATGTCTTCTTGGAAACCACGAAGAGTTTCTGTTGCAATTCCTGGAGGCGCCGGAACGCAACGCCCGGCTTTGGTTTCAAAATGGGGGTGTACATACACTGGCGTCTTTCGGGTTGAAGCCGCCCGGGGATATCGACAACAACCAGCAGGTTCGAAAACTGGCGGATGATCTTCGCCTGAAGATGGGGGAAAGCCTGATCAACTGGCTTGCCGACCGGCCTTTGACCTGGACTACCGGCAACGTCACTTTCGTTCATGCGGCGCTGGACCCCCGACATCCGACTGAGGCCCAGGATCGCCAGATTTGTCTTTGGGGACATCCCATGTTTCCCAGGCTGGCCCGCAGCGATGGCCAATGGGTGGTGCATGGCCACACCATTGTGGACCTGCCCCGGATCAGGAACCGGGTGGTATCGATTGACACGGGCGCTTTCGCTTCGGGTCGATTGACAGCCGCAGAGATCAACGCCGGTTGTGTTCGGTTCACCTCGACCGGATGA
- a CDS encoding CBS domain-containing protein, whose translation MAPTSYQSPSRGDKADKTTYSQSAESNLSHSQTTVAKLLEGKGDAVFSVRPNDTIHSVVNTLKEKRIGAVLVTDQNGALQGILSERDIVRRMADTPGQTLPQSVEDLMTRDVKTCTPDDLLNEVLKTMTEGRFRHMPVLRDGNLCGVITIGDVVHFRLKELEYEALRMKQMIVG comes from the coding sequence ATGGCTCCAACCTCTTACCAGTCGCCTTCGCGTGGCGACAAGGCTGACAAGACGACGTACAGCCAGTCTGCGGAATCGAACCTGTCGCATTCGCAGACAACCGTGGCCAAGCTGCTTGAAGGGAAAGGGGACGCGGTGTTTTCGGTGCGGCCAAATGACACCATCCATTCTGTGGTCAACACGCTGAAAGAAAAGCGGATCGGTGCTGTTCTCGTGACGGATCAGAACGGGGCATTGCAGGGGATTTTGTCAGAACGCGACATCGTTCGGCGCATGGCAGATACACCCGGCCAGACCCTTCCGCAATCGGTCGAAGACCTCATGACCAGGGATGTTAAGACCTGCACACCGGATGATCTGCTGAATGAAGTTCTGAAAACAATGACCGAGGGTCGTTTTCGCCATATGCCGGTGCTGCGCGACGGCAACTTGTGCGGCGTCATCACGATCGGAGACGTTGTCCACTTCCGTCTCAAAGAGTTGGAATATGAAGCGCTTCGCATGAAGCAAATGATCGTCGGTTAA
- a CDS encoding FAD:protein FMN transferase, with product MRLMPLLAVATLLSGCLFDKEPEVVRLSGETMGTTFNVTAIGEDLDEAALAAAVEETLAEVNGKMSNWDPESEVSVFSASTSTAPVPVSDELALVLSAANDVHEKTGGTFDVTLGPLIELWGFGPRKPEDPVPSDAEIEAALSGVGQARLLTLDTAAGTLSKADPQVGINLSAIAKGYGIDAVAGALQDAGIDDYLVEIGGDLVAKGKNEQGEAWRIGIEKPETGAQGIQLIVSLDDRGMASSGDYKNFFEQDGVRYSHIINPTTGRPITHRTTSVTVLAENAMLADAWATAMLALGHEKGMDIAEKHKLAVYFISRDVTGGEDAYITSHSTAFKNALGTN from the coding sequence ATGCGTCTTATGCCTTTACTGGCCGTTGCCACCCTTCTTTCCGGCTGTTTGTTCGACAAAGAACCCGAGGTGGTTCGTCTGTCGGGCGAAACGATGGGCACGACCTTCAACGTAACCGCGATCGGCGAAGATCTTGATGAGGCCGCATTGGCCGCGGCCGTCGAAGAGACGCTGGCCGAGGTGAACGGCAAAATGTCCAACTGGGATCCAGAATCCGAGGTGTCCGTCTTTTCGGCGTCAACCAGCACAGCCCCCGTTCCGGTCTCGGACGAACTCGCATTGGTCCTTTCGGCCGCCAATGACGTGCACGAAAAAACCGGTGGGACTTTTGATGTAACTCTGGGCCCGCTGATCGAACTTTGGGGCTTTGGCCCACGCAAGCCCGAGGATCCGGTGCCCTCGGATGCTGAAATCGAGGCCGCGTTGAGCGGCGTCGGGCAAGCCCGTTTGCTGACGCTCGACACCGCAGCCGGCACGCTGTCGAAGGCTGATCCGCAGGTGGGCATCAACCTGTCGGCGATTGCGAAGGGCTATGGCATCGATGCGGTTGCCGGCGCTTTGCAGGATGCCGGTATCGACGATTACCTTGTCGAGATCGGCGGTGATCTTGTTGCCAAAGGCAAGAATGAGCAGGGCGAAGCCTGGCGCATTGGCATCGAAAAGCCTGAAACGGGCGCTCAGGGCATTCAATTGATCGTTTCCCTGGATGATCGCGGCATGGCCAGCTCGGGCGATTACAAGAATTTCTTCGAACAGGACGGCGTGCGCTATTCGCATATCATCAATCCGACCACGGGACGCCCGATCACACATCGCACGACCTCTGTCACGGTTCTGGCGGAAAACGCAATGTTGGCGGATGCCTGGGCAACGGCCATGCTGGCTTTGGGTCACGAGAAGGGAATGGACATTGCGGAAAAGCATAAACTTGCCGTGTACTTCATCTCGCGGGATGTGACAGGCGGCGAAGATGCCTATATTACTTCGCACAGTACCGCGTTCAAAAACGCTTTGGGAACCAACTGA
- the nqrM gene encoding (Na+)-NQR maturation NqrM, producing the protein MSTFILAFILLALVMVGMSLGVMLMGKTIKGSCGGLNAISGADKCVVCQKDVDPDSPLRDQLQCKRARKMLEQMEHQA; encoded by the coding sequence ATGAGCACTTTTATTCTGGCCTTTATTCTTTTGGCGCTTGTCATGGTCGGTATGTCATTGGGTGTCATGCTGATGGGCAAGACCATCAAAGGCAGCTGCGGTGGCCTGAATGCGATCTCGGGCGCCGATAAATGCGTTGTGTGCCAAAAGGATGTCGACCCGGACAGCCCGCTGCGCGACCAATTGCAATGCAAACGTGCCAGGAAGATGCTGGAACAGATGGAACATCAGGCCTGA
- a CDS encoding sulfatase-like hydrolase/transferase translates to MAKAKNILFIMFDQLRWDYLSCYGHPHLHTPNIDRLAARGVRFDRAYIQSPICGSSRMSTYTGRYVHSHGASWNNIPLKVGEITLGDHLRKAGMDCWLVGKTHMAADAEGMARLGLEPDSVIGARVAECGFDVFERDDGLRAEGPDGFYDPDGAKKYNHYLADKGYESDNPWHDFANSGLDADGNVLSGWFLKNSSEPANIAEEDSETPYLTTRGIEFMDSHNGPWCCHLSYIKPHWPYIVPEPYASMYGPEHVVPVVRSEAERKNAHPVLKAFMDTKVGQAFSREDVREAVIPAYMGLIKQADDQMGRLFDWMEKTGRMDDTMIVLTSDHGDFLGDHWMGEKTFFHDASTKMPLIIYDPSPEADVTRGTTCDALVESIDLAPTFLELAGGEKAGHILEGHSLLPILHGQSKKTPRQVAICEYDYSASPIAQRLNVPVRDAVMFMVANEKWKLIHCEGGYRPILFDLENDPDELVDLGDSADHSEVIAQMYDHLFAWARRPSQRTTRSEQQLIDMRTRSGGTGIMIGIYDENDTPLELTVNYRNRKAKPYTRYLKD, encoded by the coding sequence TTGGCCAAGGCAAAGAATATCCTGTTCATCATGTTCGACCAGCTGCGCTGGGATTATCTGAGCTGTTACGGGCACCCACATCTGCATACTCCGAATATCGATCGTCTGGCCGCGCGCGGTGTCCGCTTTGACCGGGCCTATATCCAATCGCCGATTTGCGGCAGTTCCCGCATGTCGACCTATACCGGGCGCTATGTGCATTCCCATGGGGCCTCATGGAACAACATTCCCCTCAAAGTGGGTGAGATCACGTTGGGCGACCACCTGCGCAAGGCGGGAATGGATTGCTGGCTGGTCGGCAAGACCCATATGGCCGCCGATGCCGAGGGGATGGCCCGTCTTGGGCTGGAGCCCGACAGCGTCATCGGCGCCCGCGTCGCGGAATGCGGGTTTGACGTGTTCGAACGCGATGACGGGTTGCGCGCAGAGGGTCCGGACGGATTCTATGACCCGGACGGGGCAAAGAAATACAACCATTACCTTGCAGACAAGGGATACGAGAGCGACAATCCGTGGCATGATTTTGCCAATTCCGGTCTGGATGCCGATGGCAACGTGCTGTCAGGGTGGTTCCTGAAGAATTCATCCGAACCGGCAAATATCGCGGAAGAGGACAGTGAAACACCATATCTGACCACCCGTGGAATCGAGTTCATGGACAGCCATAACGGACCATGGTGCTGTCACCTCAGCTACATCAAGCCTCACTGGCCTTACATCGTGCCGGAACCTTACGCTTCGATGTACGGGCCCGAACATGTCGTGCCCGTGGTCCGCTCGGAAGCTGAGCGAAAAAATGCCCATCCCGTCCTGAAGGCCTTCATGGACACCAAGGTCGGGCAGGCATTTTCGCGCGAGGATGTACGAGAGGCGGTGATCCCGGCGTACATGGGGCTGATCAAACAAGCGGATGACCAGATGGGTCGTCTGTTCGACTGGATGGAGAAAACCGGGCGGATGGACGACACGATGATCGTGCTGACCTCGGATCACGGTGATTTTCTGGGCGACCACTGGATGGGTGAGAAGACTTTCTTCCACGATGCCTCAACCAAAATGCCGCTGATCATTTATGACCCATCACCCGAAGCGGACGTCACGCGCGGCACCACCTGCGACGCGCTGGTCGAGTCGATCGATCTGGCGCCAACGTTTCTGGAACTGGCAGGCGGCGAAAAAGCCGGGCATATTCTCGAGGGGCATTCTCTGCTGCCGATCCTGCATGGTCAGTCCAAAAAAACGCCCCGACAGGTCGCGATTTGCGAGTATGACTATTCCGCGTCCCCCATCGCGCAGCGGCTGAACGTACCCGTTCGTGACGCGGTGATGTTCATGGTCGCGAATGAAAAGTGGAAGCTCATCCATTGCGAGGGCGGGTACAGGCCGATCCTGTTCGATCTGGAAAACGACCCCGATGAACTGGTGGATCTGGGTGACAGCGCGGATCATTCGGAAGTCATCGCGCAAATGTACGATCACCTGTTTGCCTGGGCGCGGCGCCCGTCGCAGCGCACCACCCGGTCCGAACAGCAGTTGATCGATATGCGGACCCGAAGCGGGGGCACGGGCATCATGATCGGCATCTACGACGAAAACGACACGCCGCTGGAACTGACGGTCAATTATCGCAACCGCAAGGCGAAGCCATACACGCGTTACCTCAAAGACTAG
- the gpmI gene encoding 2,3-bisphosphoglycerate-independent phosphoglycerate mutase, with product MPTPKPVVLCILDGWGVSDDTQANAPYLANTPTFDAIMAKCPHATLTTHGPDVGLPSGQMGNSEVGHTNIGAGRVVAMDLGQIDLAIEDGSFFDNEALQAFISKVKSSGGTAHLMGLVSDGGVHGHLNHIIAATKAITDAGVPVALHAVTDGRDVAPKSALTYFSKLEERLPEGARVVTVSGRYFAMDRDNRWERIAEAYDAMINGKGRAADTAHGAVDHAYNQSESDEFVTPTVLQGYKGVSDDDGFFCLNFRADRAREILRAIGEPGFAEFETGPRPKLSALLGMVEYSDGHNAYMTAVFPKRAIVNTLGEWVAKQGLRQFRLAETEKYPHVTFFLNGGKETPEKGEDRYMPKSPKVATYDLQPEMSSAEVTAKFVEAIEQGYDLIVTNYANPDMVGHTGDLQAAIKACEAVDAGLAQVVAALEKAGGAMIVTADHGNCEVMVDPETGGPHTAHTLNPVPIALVGGPEGAQVRQGRLSDLAPTLLDLMNLPKPPEMTGESLLS from the coding sequence ATGCCAACCCCCAAACCCGTTGTTCTGTGCATTCTTGATGGGTGGGGCGTGTCAGACGACACACAGGCGAATGCGCCCTATCTGGCGAACACGCCGACCTTTGACGCGATCATGGCCAAATGCCCGCACGCCACGCTGACAACGCATGGCCCGGACGTAGGTCTGCCCAGTGGGCAGATGGGTAACTCCGAAGTCGGTCATACAAACATAGGTGCGGGCCGCGTTGTGGCCATGGATCTGGGTCAGATCGACCTGGCCATCGAAGACGGTTCGTTCTTTGACAATGAGGCATTGCAGGCATTCATTTCCAAGGTCAAATCCTCAGGGGGTACGGCTCATCTCATGGGGTTGGTCTCGGATGGTGGTGTTCACGGGCACCTGAACCACATCATCGCTGCAACCAAGGCCATTACGGATGCCGGTGTTCCGGTCGCCCTTCATGCGGTCACGGATGGGCGCGACGTGGCCCCAAAATCTGCGCTGACCTATTTTTCCAAGTTGGAAGAACGGCTGCCCGAGGGGGCACGTGTCGTCACGGTAAGCGGTCGCTATTTCGCCATGGATCGCGACAATCGTTGGGAGCGGATCGCAGAAGCTTATGACGCGATGATCAACGGCAAGGGCAGGGCGGCCGACACCGCACATGGCGCTGTGGACCATGCCTACAACCAGTCTGAGTCTGACGAATTCGTTACGCCGACCGTGTTGCAAGGTTACAAGGGCGTATCCGACGACGATGGCTTTTTCTGTCTAAATTTCCGTGCAGATCGTGCTCGCGAAATCCTGCGCGCGATTGGTGAACCGGGCTTTGCCGAGTTCGAAACCGGGCCGCGGCCGAAACTGTCGGCGCTGCTGGGCATGGTAGAGTATTCGGACGGTCACAACGCATATATGACCGCGGTTTTTCCGAAACGGGCGATTGTGAACACGCTCGGGGAATGGGTCGCCAAGCAGGGGTTGCGTCAGTTCCGGCTGGCTGAAACCGAAAAATACCCCCATGTCACTTTTTTCCTGAACGGGGGCAAGGAGACCCCTGAAAAAGGTGAAGATCGCTATATGCCCAAATCACCCAAGGTTGCGACCTATGATTTGCAACCCGAGATGTCCTCGGCCGAGGTCACAGCCAAGTTTGTCGAGGCGATCGAACAAGGTTACGACCTGATCGTAACCAATTACGCCAACCCTGATATGGTCGGGCATACCGGCGACCTTCAAGCTGCGATCAAGGCATGTGAGGCCGTTGATGCAGGATTGGCTCAGGTCGTTGCTGCCTTGGAAAAAGCAGGCGGCGCAATGATCGTCACCGCCGATCACGGTAACTGTGAAGTGATGGTTGATCCGGAAACCGGCGGTCCGCATACGGCGCACACGCTGAACCCGGTGCCCATAGCTTTGGTCGGAGGGCCAGAGGGCGCGCAGGTGCGTCAGGGGCGGTTATCTGATCTGGCGCCGACCCTGCTTGATTTGATGAACCTGCCCAAACCGCCGGAAATGACCGGAGAAAGCCTGCTGTCATGA